From a region of the Microcebus murinus isolate Inina chromosome 23, M.murinus_Inina_mat1.0, whole genome shotgun sequence genome:
- the LOC105855529 gene encoding LOW QUALITY PROTEIN: E3 ubiquitin-protein ligase Topors-like (The sequence of the model RefSeq protein was modified relative to this genomic sequence to represent the inferred CDS: inserted 2 bases in 2 codons; deleted 1 base in 1 codon; substituted 2 bases at 2 genomic stop codons) produces the protein MPRILSVDWQDIVKPVGATDIIQVFLQALPLYTTHGTLTEIAERALTATRECGGLANPAILQERPLPAHWLAGLKAAPGAARGSAPPPPPINALAPRLCTRARAALGPRGLNLDFVNLEPTGEAKTTKLLPAWGSRQPLGASSSCEDSEAPPPAPASEGTQTSRQVRGEGARYADKSPGSRTSRQVRGEGARYADKSPGSRTSRQVRGEGARYADKSPGTRRRRQVRGQVSRFADKSPGTRRRRQVRGQVSRYAEKAPGTRTSLQVRGEGARYAEKAPGIGTSRQVRGEGARYADKLPVARYSDKSPGKRTSRQVRRQVARYSDKAPVRLRAACPHQRGCEHCPELPGAPQRRGIPRSAAQELPMDRCPPGAGTSTSQQTVAAHAAPDSRCPICLFRFDNVSYVNSCLHRYCFRCIREWSKITAECPLCKQPFDSIFHSVRAEDDFKEYVLRASCDGPAVPGRRCRPAVTRELNAPAPGGPANGTTTAPPDTGVLFEMSGSAAAGGQVAIPELLSQFAVARPTTAQERSLPTVREQDIINFRRALYRAGARVRSVGGGGRYRDISAGFFRRNPASLHRLVPWLRRELRVLLGARESLVDMVQHVIMTNVTRYNLESQAFVSDLRPFLLNLTEHFVHEFISFARSPFRMVAFDQHANYGHPAPSNAERSRSESSVITISSDESETQERDTDAARVSQAPWGDETPRSSCTSSKQVHISMSSLVNVSDSSDEELVTGRATSQMQGVQTAQDLNNGSDSSSDDCVIVGFAKPLAGRIPEIIELSSDSEEVSTQEEMETAGTQEQDQPSGSGDSDLRRRSSQLSLLATDEPVNEGHPDSSKEEEEPSTSSSTRVLSSSLRGDRVCSPNSHRYGKGARSRSSGSSSQDGNEYDNNPRKHPGKKIMKSKRSGNRESSPRGRRDKKRSKTRESTWCSSQTLSLGSESTGRSRSHSTDHAKGRSRSGSGDRYHLRNDYGSRYTWDRDDYESSYRRRALSRAHYSTQSLMPESGIHSFLERKISREKTNPSQRQYYYDERHRSGSLSSNRSMTSSTRPWQVSNETPGRKRKYKARHLEGTDEVAHASHEYSSAVKNSRYQKSHSELDDNYKHESDSFSDNLSSDAETERKGRKRARSPSVEIVYEGKATDTTVHHKKRKKKHHGDSTSQSPVVIIIDSDSDEISEVKEDAGYHNNGPQDPLGDEFXAPSLEPLETEDAVTREGEFGVLDKECDVTALTNSLNNASKTVPNSPPPAPSVELTLDVRXESTRASDLEXQPGNVASVXTHSSRQLPSPRTSLMSVSLSRDQYVLKLPKQLIKNSGGIKRVKRNDVI, from the exons ATGCCTAGAATCCTGAGTGTGGACTGGCAGGACATCGTGAAACCTGTGGGGGCCACAGATATTATCCAGGTCTTCTTGCAGGCTCTTCCTTTATACACCACACACGGTACACTCACAGAAATAGCTGAGAGAGCCTT AACGGCGACGCGCGAGTGCGGCGGCCTCGCTAATCCAGCCATCCTGCAGGAGCGCCCGCTCCCAGCGCACTGGCTGGCGGGTTTGAAGGCCGCTCCTGGCGCCGCACGCGGctccgccccgccgccgccgccaatcaACGCGCTCGCGCCGCGATTGTGCACCCGAGCCCGAGCCGCGCTGGGGCCGCGA GGTTTGAACCTCGATTTCGTGAACCTAGAACCTACAGGCGAGGCCAAAACCACGAAACTCCTACCTGCCTGGGGATCCAGGCAGCCGCTGGGGGCCTCGTCCTCTTGCGAGGACAGTGAAGCGCCCCCGCCTGCTCCTGCTTCTGAGGGTACGCAGACAAGTCGCCAGGTACGCGGAGAAGGCGCCAGGTACGCGGACAAGTCTCCAGGTTCGCGGACAAGTCGCCAGGTACGCGGAGAAGGCGCCAGGTACGCGGACAAGTCTCCAGGTTCGCGGACAAGTCGCCAGGTACGCGGAGAAGGCGCCAGGTACGCGGACAAGTCTCCAGGTACGCGGAGAAGGCGCCAGGTACGCGGACAAGTCTCCAGGTTCGCGGACAAGTCGCCAGGTACACGGAGAAGGCGCCAGGTACGCGGACAAGTCTCCAGGTACGCGGAGAAGGCGCCAGGTACGCGGACAAGTCTCCAGGTACGCGGAGAAGGCGCCAGGTACGCAGAGAAGGCGCCAGGTATAGGGACAAGTCGCCAGGTACGCGGAGAAGGCGCCAGGTACGCGGACAAGTTGCCAG TCGCCAGGTACAGTGACAAGTCTCCAGGTAAACGGACAAGTCGCCAGGTTCGCCGACAAGTCGCCAGGTACTCGGACAAGGCTCCGGTGCGCCTCCGCGCGGCCTGTCCACACCAGCGTGGCTGTGAGCACTGTCCCGAGCTGCCAGGAGCGCCCCAGCGCCGGGGAATTCCCAGATCAGCCGCCCAGGAACTGCCAATGGACCGCTGCCCTCCCGGAGCCGGCACCAGCACGTCCCAGCAGACGGTGGCGGCTCACGCAGCTCCCGACTCCAGGTGTCCCATATGCTTGTTTAGATTTGATAACGTGTCTTACGTCAACAGCTGCTTACACAGGTACTGCTTTCGCTGCATCCGGGAGTGGTCCAAAATCACAGCGGAGTGTCCGCTGTGCAAGCAGCCCTTTGACTCTATCTTCCACTCCGTGAGGGCAGAGGACGACTTCAAGGAGTACGTCCTCAGGGCTTCGTGTGACGGTCCCGCTGTTCCAGGACGTCGCTGCCGTCCAGCTGTGACCAGGGAACTGAATGCTCCCGCACCCGGTGGTCCCGCGAACGGAACGACGACAGCTCCACCAGACACTGGGGTTCTGTTTGAAATGTCAGGCAGCGCAGCAGCAGGTGGACAAGTGGCGATTCCTGAGTTACTGAGTCAGTTTGCAGTAGCCAGGCCAACGACTGCCCAGGAAAGATCTTTGCCGACAGTTCGGGAACAGGATATTATTAACTTTAGACGAGCTCTCTATCGGGCTGGTGCTCGAGTTAGAAGCGTTGGAGGTGGTGGCCGCTACAGGGACATTTCAGCTGGATTTTTCCGCAGAAATCCGGCTTCCCTGCACAGATTAGTGCCCTGGCTAAGACGGGAGCTGAGAGTTCTTTTAGGAGCTCGTGAATCTTTAGTGGATATGGTCCAGCACGTCATCATGACTAACGTTACTCGCTACAATTTGGAGAGCCAGGCCTTCGTGTCTGATTTAAGACCATTTTTACTTAATCTCACTGAGCATTTTGTACATGAGTTTATCAGTTTTGCTCGATCTCCTTTTCGAATGGTAGCGTTTGACCAACACGCTAATTATGGTCACCCTGCGCCTTCCAATGCAGAGCGCAGCAGGTCTGAGTCTTCAGTCATTACAATATCTTCAGATGAGTCTGAGACCCAAGAGCGAGATACTGACGCAGCCAGAGTCAGTCAGGCACCATGGGGTGATGAAACACCGAGATCATCTTGCACAAGCTCAAAGCAAGTGCATATTTCTATGTCTTCCCTTGTAAATGTTTCTGATAGTTCAGATGAAGAACTGGTTACAGGGAGAGCCACGTCTCAGATGCAAGGAGTACAAACCGCTCAGGACTTAAACAATGGCAGTGATTCTTCTTCAGATGACTGTGTCATTGTTGGGTTTGCTAAACCACTAGCTGGgagaattccagaaataattgAACTGTCTTCCGATTCTGAGGAGGTAAGTACTcaggaggaaatggagacagCAGGGACACAGGAACAAGACCAGCCTTCTGGTTCTGGTGATAGTGATCTTCGTAGACGTTCATCTCAGCTCTCTCTCCTTGCAACTGATGAGCCAGTAAATGAAGGTCATCCTGATTcatcaaaggaggaagaggaaccaTCTACATCCTCATCCACTAGAGTCTTGAGCTCATCTTTGAGAGGAGACAGAGTATGTTCTCCAAACAGCCATAGATATGGGAAAGGGGCAAGATCAAGAAGTTCAGGTTCAAGTTCCCAGGATGGAAATGAGTATGATAACAATCCTAGAAAGCATCctgggaagaaaataatgaaaagcaaaagatcAGGAAATAGGGAAAGTAGCCCTAGAGGaagaagagacaaaaagagatCAAAAACTAGAGAGAGCACTTGGTGTAGCAGCCAAACTCTGTCTCTAGGTAGTGAAAGCACAGGCAGATCACGATCTCATAGTACTGATCATGCTAAAGGAAGGTCTCGGAGCGGAAGTGGAGATCGTTATCATTTAAGAAATGATTATGGAAGCAGATACACATGGGACAGGGATGACTACGAATCATCTTACAGGAGAAGGGCTCTCTCCAGAGCTCATTACTCCACCCAATCTTTAATGCCAGAATCTGGAATTCATTcctttcttgaaagaaaaatttccaggGAAAAAACTAATCCCAGCCAAAGACAATATTACTATGATGAAAGGCACAGATCAGGGAGCCTGTCTAGTAACAGGTCAATGACCTCATCTACAAGGCCCTGGCAGGTGAGCAATGAAACACCTGGAAGGAAACGAAAGTACAAAGCACGGCATTTGGAAGGTACTGACGAAGTGGCTCATGCATCTCATGAATATTCTTCTGCTGTAAAGAACAGTCGTTACCAAAAATCTCACTCAGAATTGGATGACAACTACAAACACGAGAGTGACAGCTTTTCGGACAACCTATCATCGGACGCAGAGACAGAACGCAAGGGGAGAAAAAGGGCCCGGAGCCCCAGTGTAGAGATCGTTTATGAAGGGAAAGCTACTGATACAACCGTAcatcacaaaaagagaaagaagaaacaccaTGGAGATAGTACTTCGCAGTCCCCTGTTGTCATTATCATCGACAGTGATAGTGACGAGATTTCTGAAGTAAAAGAAGATGCAGGATATCACAATAATGGGCCTCAAGACCCTCTAGGAGATGAGTTCTAGGCTCCTTCCTTGGAACCATTGGAAACTGAAGATGCAGTTACAAGAGAAGGTGAATTTGGTGTCCTGGACAAGGAGTGTGATGTTACTGCACTTACTAAC TCTTTGAATAATGCCAGCAAAACTGTACCTAATAGTCCACCCCCAGCACCTTCAGTGGAACTGACTCTTGATGTAA AAGAAAGCACACGTGCCTCTGATTTGG ACCAGCCCGGTAACGTTGCATCTGTCTGAACTCACTCATCAAGGCAACTGCCGTCTCCACGGACATCGTTAATGTCAGTGTCTCTTAGCAGAGACCAATATGTCTTAAAACTGCCAAAGCAACTCATTAAGAATTCTGGCGGTATAAAAAGGGTAAAAAGGAATGATGTCATCTAG